From a single Cyclobacterium marinum DSM 745 genomic region:
- a CDS encoding endonuclease/exonuclease/phosphatase family protein, protein MNKKSSKILSLAPEYILEEMEALNTVLDKGLPFKKLDHNILIATWNIRAFGGLTEKWEAEDSDSPKRDLHSIMAIAQIISRFDIIAVQELKGDLKAFRHMLKLLGNHWSFILTDVSGGNEGNDERIGFLFDTRKVKLSGLACELVVPEQKDNNIKEGAFNRQFARTPYAVGFKVEDKTFILVSAHVLYGKKASDREGELTAIAEWLRDWASNMRSFDQSLILLGDFNIDRRGDPRYEAFVSTGLSVPEDLWDVRRTLIDNRTKFYSQIAWFENQFKIPQLSIRYLNGGVFDFGPHIKKNKGLTPFQLSWRISDHLPLWAEFSTRVK, encoded by the coding sequence GGATAAGGGGCTTCCTTTTAAAAAACTGGATCACAATATTTTAATAGCTACATGGAATATTCGGGCTTTTGGTGGGCTAACGGAAAAGTGGGAAGCCGAGGATTCTGACTCTCCCAAAAGGGATCTTCATTCCATAATGGCAATTGCCCAAATTATTTCTAGGTTTGACATCATAGCAGTACAGGAACTCAAAGGGGATTTGAAAGCTTTTCGGCATATGCTTAAGCTATTGGGTAACCATTGGAGTTTTATTCTAACAGATGTTTCGGGAGGAAACGAAGGGAATGATGAAAGGATTGGGTTTTTATTTGATACCCGAAAGGTTAAATTGTCCGGTTTGGCCTGCGAGCTTGTGGTTCCCGAACAAAAGGATAATAATATCAAAGAAGGGGCCTTTAATCGGCAATTTGCTCGGACACCTTATGCCGTGGGATTTAAGGTAGAAGATAAAACTTTTATCCTGGTTAGTGCTCATGTATTGTATGGGAAAAAAGCTTCGGATCGGGAAGGAGAGCTGACGGCAATTGCTGAATGGCTCCGAGACTGGGCATCTAATATGCGTTCATTTGATCAAAGCCTAATACTTTTAGGAGATTTTAATATAGATAGAAGGGGAGACCCTCGTTACGAAGCATTTGTTTCAACTGGTTTATCTGTGCCGGAAGATTTATGGGATGTGCGCAGAACATTAATAGACAATCGAACAAAATTTTACTCCCAGATTGCATGGTTTGAAAATCAATTTAAAATCCCTCAACTTTCTATTCGATACCTAAATGGCGGTGTTTTTGATTTTGGACCCCACATTAAGAAAAATAAAGGATTGACTCCTTTTCAATTGTCTTGGAGAATTTCAGACCATCTTCCGCTTTGGGCAGAGTTCTCTACTCGAGTTAAATAA
- a CDS encoding Ca2+-dependent phosphoinositide-specific phospholipase C: protein MILRCLAICLLIFFVSCDNKEEKVHVQKALTINEIQLIGTHNSYKKAIPGPLLNKIKGENPEMAESLDYSHPNLWKQLEAGLRLFELDVYHDPEGGKFSNPLGKEMVDSLQWDNGFDKPGFKVFHVQDIDFLSHHALFREYLKDLKAWSSFHPHHLPIFISINAKDENYPDLGFTEAIPFDQEAFKLLDKEIVDYLGTEKLITPRSIQGDFKDLKTAVLESGWPELDEARGKFIFILDEGEEKIGKYLAKGEGLIFVNVPEEHPMSAIHIINDPINHHDQISEYVKKGYIVRTRADAGTKEARLNDTKRSEMAFSSGAQLISTDYYQADARWEGEYKVQFDEAAYARVNPVVSKNKTSLQSLSEEMAQAINIDPQAFLLAEKELDAVILDVRTQEEVAQGLIPGAVNIDVLQDDFAEKIATLDKNQKVLVYCKVGGRSKKAADLLVGKGFSQVFNLEGGYDLWKKNGYPVKQ, encoded by the coding sequence ATGATTTTAAGGTGTCTTGCGATTTGTCTATTAATATTCTTTGTCAGTTGCGACAATAAAGAAGAAAAAGTTCATGTACAGAAAGCATTGACAATCAATGAAATTCAATTAATTGGTACCCATAATAGTTATAAAAAAGCAATTCCTGGGCCATTGTTAAACAAGATAAAAGGAGAAAATCCGGAAATGGCAGAAAGTCTGGACTATAGTCATCCCAATCTTTGGAAACAGCTTGAGGCCGGACTTAGATTATTTGAACTAGATGTTTATCATGATCCTGAAGGAGGGAAGTTTAGCAATCCATTGGGGAAAGAAATGGTTGATTCATTGCAATGGGACAATGGTTTTGATAAACCGGGTTTTAAGGTGTTTCACGTTCAAGATATAGATTTTCTGAGTCATCATGCTTTATTTAGGGAGTACCTGAAAGACCTTAAGGCTTGGTCTTCCTTTCACCCCCATCATTTACCAATCTTTATAAGTATCAATGCAAAAGATGAAAACTATCCTGATTTGGGGTTTACCGAGGCAATACCATTTGACCAAGAAGCCTTTAAATTATTGGACAAAGAAATTGTGGATTATTTGGGTACAGAAAAATTAATCACCCCTCGAAGTATTCAAGGAGACTTTAAAGATCTAAAAACCGCGGTGTTGGAATCCGGTTGGCCTGAATTGGATGAAGCCAGAGGGAAGTTTATTTTTATTCTGGATGAGGGAGAAGAAAAGATTGGAAAGTATCTTGCCAAGGGGGAAGGCCTCATTTTTGTAAACGTTCCGGAAGAACATCCTATGTCTGCCATACATATCATCAACGATCCAATCAATCATCATGATCAAATATCTGAATATGTTAAAAAAGGATACATAGTAAGAACAAGGGCAGATGCAGGAACGAAAGAAGCCAGATTAAATGATACAAAGAGAAGTGAAATGGCATTTTCAAGTGGTGCACAATTGATAAGCACTGATTATTATCAAGCAGATGCCAGGTGGGAGGGAGAATACAAAGTTCAGTTTGATGAAGCAGCTTACGCAAGGGTCAATCCGGTAGTATCAAAGAATAAAACTTCCCTTCAATCTCTTTCTGAAGAAATGGCACAAGCAATCAATATTGATCCACAGGCTTTTTTATTGGCAGAAAAAGAGTTGGATGCGGTGATATTAGATGTTCGCACTCAAGAAGAAGTGGCCCAAGGATTGATTCCCGGAGCAGTGAATATCGATGTTCTTCAAGACGATTTTGCTGAAAAAATAGCTACACTGGATAAAAATCAAAAAGTGCTGGTATATTGTAAAGTAGGCGGGCGAAGCAAAAAGGCTGCTGATTTATTGGTAGGGAAGGGTTTTAGTCAAGTGTTCAACTTAGAAGGAGGTTATGATCTTTGGAAAAAGAATGGCTACCCTGTGAAGCAATAG
- a CDS encoding alpha amylase C-terminal domain-containing protein: MKLKIVQEDPWLEDYKEEIYQRWVRFQRAYDEIKTPDKGLKEFASGHDYFGINFDKSKHAWIYREWAPEAQALFLIGDFNNWNRTSHPLKMDEWGVWSIELPYEVYKDNFVHKSLVKVHVISEKGGLDRIPAYIRRVVQDENTKDFSGQLWFPEKPFVWTDKGYRPVHDKEGLLIYECHVGMGLEEEAVGSYLDFADKILPKIRDLGYNAIQLMAVMEHPYYGSFGYHVSSFFCPSSRFGTPEDLKYLVNKAHEIGLAVIMDVVHSHAVQNVAEGLNAFDGSDHQYFHSGPRGYHEVWDSKLFDYGKWEVKRFLLSNLKYWLEEFHFDGFRFDGVTSMLYFHHGLTTFDHFEKYFLKDVDWDAIIYLQLANSLIKEVKPYAISIAEDVSGMPGLCRLPAEGGVGFDYRLAMGVPDFYIKMLKEKKDEEWDILEFWKELSDRRYKEKTIAYAESHDQALVGDKSIAFWLMDKEMYFHMRVGDESIVIDRGIALHKLLRLFTIGLGGEGYLNFMGNEFGHPEWVDFPREGNNWSYKYARRQWSLAEDKDLKYQFLLNWDRSMLALIKAHKVLCAPFADQVHADPANKVVIFRRGALLFAFSFNPQVAIADYKFKAPEMGQYRLVLNSDDVQYGGFGRIDNSLAYFTDQKQQLSIYMTNRTALVFEKFD, translated from the coding sequence ATGAAACTGAAAATTGTTCAAGAAGATCCCTGGTTAGAGGATTACAAAGAAGAGATTTACCAAAGATGGGTGAGGTTTCAAAGGGCATATGATGAAATTAAGACGCCAGATAAAGGACTAAAAGAATTTGCCTCCGGACATGATTATTTTGGGATTAATTTTGATAAGTCAAAACATGCATGGATTTATAGGGAATGGGCACCGGAGGCCCAAGCTTTATTTTTAATAGGTGATTTTAATAATTGGAATCGCACCAGCCATCCCCTTAAAATGGATGAATGGGGAGTCTGGTCCATTGAATTGCCATATGAAGTGTATAAAGACAATTTTGTACATAAGAGTTTGGTAAAGGTTCATGTCATTTCCGAAAAAGGAGGCTTAGACCGAATACCTGCTTATATCAGAAGAGTAGTTCAGGATGAAAATACTAAAGATTTTTCCGGCCAATTATGGTTTCCGGAAAAACCTTTTGTTTGGACGGATAAGGGGTATAGACCTGTTCACGACAAAGAAGGCTTATTGATTTACGAGTGTCATGTAGGTATGGGGCTTGAGGAAGAAGCTGTAGGTTCTTACTTGGATTTTGCAGATAAAATATTGCCGAAAATTAGGGACTTAGGGTACAATGCCATTCAATTAATGGCAGTAATGGAACACCCGTATTACGGTTCTTTCGGTTATCATGTTTCTAGTTTTTTCTGTCCTTCCAGTAGATTTGGGACACCTGAAGATTTGAAATACCTTGTCAATAAAGCCCATGAAATTGGGCTTGCAGTGATCATGGATGTTGTGCATTCCCATGCTGTACAGAATGTTGCTGAAGGCTTAAATGCATTTGATGGATCAGATCACCAGTATTTTCATTCAGGTCCCAGGGGATACCATGAGGTATGGGATTCTAAGTTGTTTGATTATGGAAAATGGGAGGTAAAAAGGTTTTTACTTTCCAATTTAAAATATTGGTTGGAAGAATTTCATTTTGATGGATTTCGATTCGATGGAGTAACTTCCATGCTTTATTTTCACCACGGATTGACAACTTTTGATCATTTTGAGAAGTATTTTTTGAAAGATGTAGATTGGGACGCAATCATTTATTTGCAACTGGCAAATAGCCTTATTAAGGAGGTAAAACCATATGCCATTTCCATTGCAGAAGATGTAAGTGGAATGCCCGGGCTTTGTAGGTTGCCTGCAGAAGGTGGAGTGGGTTTTGATTATAGGTTGGCCATGGGTGTGCCTGATTTTTACATCAAAATGCTCAAAGAGAAAAAAGACGAAGAATGGGATATCCTTGAGTTTTGGAAAGAGCTCAGTGATCGTAGGTACAAAGAAAAAACCATTGCCTATGCAGAATCTCATGATCAAGCTTTAGTAGGTGATAAATCCATTGCTTTTTGGTTAATGGATAAGGAGATGTACTTTCACATGCGCGTGGGGGATGAAAGTATTGTTATTGATAGGGGGATAGCCCTACACAAGTTATTAAGACTTTTCACTATTGGACTAGGAGGAGAAGGGTATCTTAACTTTATGGGGAATGAATTTGGACATCCTGAATGGGTAGATTTTCCACGAGAAGGGAACAATTGGAGCTATAAGTATGCACGAAGACAGTGGAGTTTGGCAGAAGACAAGGATCTTAAATATCAATTTTTACTTAACTGGGACAGGTCCATGCTTGCCCTTATTAAAGCGCATAAGGTTTTATGTGCTCCCTTTGCCGATCAAGTGCATGCTGATCCGGCGAATAAGGTAGTAATCTTTCGAAGAGGGGCATTATTGTTTGCTTTTTCTTTCAACCCCCAGGTAGCAATTGCTGATTATAAATTTAAAGCTCCTGAAATGGGGCAATACAGGCTTGTGCTCAATTCAGATGATGTGCAGTATGGAGGGTTTGGCCGAATAGACAATAGTTTGGCCTATTTTACAGACCAAAAGCAACAATTAAGCATCTATATGACCAACAGAACTGCTTTGGTTTTTGAAAAATTCGATTGA
- the trkA gene encoding Trk system potassium transporter TrkA, producing MAVNIVIAGAGDMGFHLAEQLYYESKNIILIDLDKDVLDNIGSRLDVLTIEGDSASIDVLKKANIHNAELMLAVTTSEKTNICTAVLAKQLGAKKVIARVRNHDYLYPENKIYFENLGIDSIISPSMLCSKEISRLMKRSSFSDVIEFEDGRLSVVGITLDRYSPLINRKLSDTRTDPIFKEIRIIAIVRDQRTIIPRGDIFIRNNDHVFFISNNKSVNTVKDLVHHKEKDIHDVMIIGGDDLAYSTARELEDDYGVTLIHNEKERCKWLAERLDTALIIHGDYKNINLLIEEGLETMDGFLALTDSSETNIITSLSAKNHGVYKTIAHVDTREYIHISHSIGVDSLINKKLVAANHVSRYLKKGQVEAVSGIQGVEAEFVQYAVTKNNKLTKKNLKALHFPNTAVVAGVIRGEEVFIPDGQFQLQLHDKAIVLALPEAKPVLEKLFN from the coding sequence ATGGCAGTAAATATCGTGATCGCTGGTGCAGGAGATATGGGTTTTCACCTGGCAGAACAGCTTTATTACGAAAGTAAGAATATCATATTAATTGATTTGGACAAAGATGTTCTGGACAATATAGGCTCCAGATTGGATGTATTGACCATAGAGGGGGATTCGGCTTCGATTGATGTATTGAAAAAAGCGAATATTCACAATGCTGAATTGATGTTGGCTGTTACTACTTCAGAAAAAACCAATATTTGTACGGCCGTTTTGGCTAAACAATTGGGAGCCAAAAAGGTTATCGCTAGGGTAAGAAATCATGATTATTTATACCCGGAAAATAAAATTTATTTTGAGAACCTTGGGATAGACTCCATCATTTCTCCTTCTATGCTCTGTAGCAAAGAGATATCGCGATTGATGAAGCGCTCTAGCTTTTCAGATGTTATTGAATTTGAAGATGGAAGGTTAAGTGTTGTCGGGATTACCTTGGACCGATATTCTCCATTGATTAATAGGAAGCTTTCTGATACTCGAACTGACCCGATTTTCAAAGAAATTAGGATTATTGCCATTGTTCGTGATCAAAGAACCATAATTCCAAGGGGGGATATTTTTATTCGAAACAATGATCATGTATTTTTTATTTCCAATAACAAATCTGTAAATACAGTCAAAGACCTTGTACACCATAAGGAAAAAGATATTCATGACGTCATGATTATTGGAGGTGATGATTTGGCCTATTCTACAGCAAGGGAATTGGAGGATGACTATGGTGTTACATTGATCCATAATGAAAAAGAACGATGTAAATGGTTGGCAGAAAGACTGGATACTGCCTTGATTATCCACGGAGATTATAAAAATATCAATCTCTTGATTGAGGAAGGTCTGGAAACAATGGACGGCTTTTTGGCATTAACAGATAGTTCAGAGACAAATATTATTACCAGTTTAAGTGCCAAGAATCACGGAGTATATAAAACCATTGCACATGTGGATACCAGAGAGTACATCCATATATCGCACAGTATTGGAGTAGATTCTCTGATAAATAAAAAGTTGGTGGCGGCAAACCATGTAAGCAGGTACCTGAAAAAGGGACAAGTAGAAGCTGTTTCAGGGATTCAAGGGGTAGAGGCAGAGTTTGTACAATATGCAGTTACAAAAAACAATAAACTAACCAAGAAAAACTTGAAGGCATTGCATTTTCCAAATACAGCTGTGGTAGCAGGGGTTATTAGGGGCGAAGAAGTTTTTATTCCTGATGGTCAATTTCAATTACAACTTCATGACAAAGCAATAGTTTTGGCTCTCCCTGAAGCCAAACCGGTACTGGAAAAATTATTTAATTAA
- a CDS encoding TrkH family potassium uptake protein, with amino-acid sequence MIHYKAILKVMGGLMMLLGVLMFPSVAFSYYYQSGDQITLIGSALICLTIGGTFFFSFAKQDQNIRKREGYMIVALSWIIMSVFGMMPYLLSGTIPNYSDAIFETVSGFTTTGASILTDIERLPEGILLWRSMTQWIGGLGIIVLTVAIFPLLGIGGIELFVAESPGPTSDKVHPRIRETAKRLWLIYFGLTLLLVVIYYLEGMSFFDAMNHSLTTMSTGGFSTKNNSMAFFDSPVIQYTAVFFMFLAGTNFTLIYFAFKGHFKRIWASDEFRAYFISVCFLVIGIFGAVYFLANENIEKSFRDVLFQVVSLITTTGYVTADYTGYSNGLTIIFFMMLFMGACAGSTSGGIKFIRHLTFVKNSTLEFKRIVHPRAVVPLKINGERVTGKVITHIMNFLLLYLMIFVLGSIVMSIAGYDLITSFGAVATSMGNVGPGIGRVGPVDNFAFFSPFAKLFLSFLMLLGRLELFTILVLFTPYFWRAN; translated from the coding sequence ATGATTCATTACAAGGCCATTTTAAAAGTCATGGGAGGATTGATGATGCTCTTGGGAGTTTTGATGTTTCCAAGCGTTGCTTTCTCTTACTATTACCAAAGTGGAGATCAGATAACCTTAATTGGATCAGCATTAATTTGTTTGACCATTGGGGGGACCTTTTTCTTTTCATTTGCCAAACAAGATCAAAACATCCGAAAAAGAGAGGGCTATATGATTGTTGCCTTAAGCTGGATCATTATGTCGGTTTTTGGAATGATGCCCTATCTTCTAAGTGGAACTATTCCCAATTATTCAGATGCCATTTTTGAAACTGTTTCAGGATTTACTACTACAGGAGCCTCAATTCTGACAGACATTGAACGTTTGCCAGAAGGTATACTTTTGTGGAGAAGCATGACCCAATGGATAGGTGGGTTGGGGATTATTGTTCTTACTGTAGCCATTTTTCCCTTGTTAGGAATTGGGGGAATTGAGCTTTTTGTGGCCGAATCACCAGGACCTACTTCGGATAAAGTGCACCCCAGGATTAGAGAGACCGCCAAAAGACTATGGTTAATTTATTTCGGTCTTACCCTTCTTCTAGTGGTGATTTATTATTTGGAAGGGATGTCATTTTTTGATGCAATGAATCATTCACTTACCACAATGTCCACTGGTGGATTCTCCACAAAAAACAATAGCATGGCCTTTTTTGACAGTCCTGTTATTCAATACACGGCTGTGTTTTTTATGTTTTTAGCTGGTACCAATTTTACTTTGATATACTTTGCCTTCAAAGGTCATTTTAAGAGAATCTGGGCCAGTGATGAGTTTAGGGCTTATTTTATTAGTGTCTGTTTTTTGGTTATAGGGATTTTTGGAGCCGTATACTTTTTAGCCAATGAAAACATTGAAAAATCGTTTAGAGATGTGCTTTTTCAGGTGGTTTCCTTAATCACTACTACCGGCTATGTTACCGCTGATTATACGGGGTATAGCAATGGTTTGACCATTATTTTCTTTATGATGCTATTCATGGGGGCTTGTGCAGGTTCAACAAGTGGCGGGATAAAATTTATCAGACACTTGACCTTTGTTAAAAACTCAACCCTTGAGTTCAAGCGTATTGTACACCCAAGGGCTGTGGTACCTTTAAAAATTAATGGTGAAAGAGTGACGGGCAAGGTAATTACTCATATCATGAATTTCCTCTTGTTGTACCTAATGATTTTTGTCCTAGGTTCTATTGTAATGTCCATAGCAGGTTACGATTTGATTACTTCTTTTGGAGCGGTAGCTACTTCGATGGGAAATGTCGGGCCGGGAATTGGAAGGGTTGGTCCTGTAGATAACTTTGCCTTCTTTTCTCCTTTTGCAAAATTGTTCCTTAGTTTTTTAATGTTGTTGGGAAGATTGGAACTGTTTACTATATTGGTATTATTTACTCCGTATTTCTGGAGGGCCAACTAA
- a CDS encoding PhzF family phenazine biosynthesis protein — protein MEPVVISVFTSKELGFTGNPAAIFLCDKMLGTEDMQQKATVIGLPATTFVNIDEEGRCNVRWFAPDAEINLCGHGAAAAGIFLSDYLNKKDTVLYYNGGEIVVTVEEETFYMSLGAIPVIRELPRCPEPIREGLGIPVLGVFETANKHLILTDSATSVKYMNPDYARLRDSEIFGYAITAPGDKVDFVSRTLVPHVSQLEDYATGSSHAMLVPFWAERLKKNEMVADQLSDRGGRFYTKINGKEVTLSGQYERLS, from the coding sequence ATGGAACCAGTAGTAATATCCGTATTTACTTCAAAAGAATTGGGTTTCACAGGAAATCCGGCTGCTATTTTTCTTTGTGATAAAATGTTGGGTACCGAAGACATGCAACAAAAAGCCACCGTGATTGGTCTTCCTGCTACTACCTTTGTGAATATTGATGAAGAAGGTAGATGTAATGTAAGGTGGTTTGCACCGGATGCTGAAATCAATTTGTGTGGACATGGGGCTGCAGCTGCTGGAATTTTCCTCTCCGATTATTTAAATAAGAAAGACACAGTGCTTTATTACAATGGTGGAGAAATTGTTGTGACGGTTGAAGAAGAAACTTTTTACATGAGCCTAGGTGCCATTCCCGTTATTAGGGAGCTTCCTAGATGTCCTGAGCCGATAAGGGAGGGATTAGGCATACCTGTTTTAGGTGTTTTTGAAACAGCCAATAAACACCTGATTCTTACTGATTCAGCTACCTCCGTAAAGTATATGAATCCCGATTATGCTAGGTTAAGAGATTCAGAAATTTTTGGTTATGCCATAACTGCTCCGGGAGATAAGGTTGATTTTGTAAGTAGAACTTTAGTTCCACACGTAAGCCAGCTGGAAGATTATGCCACTGGTTCCTCACATGCAATGTTAGTGCCTTTTTGGGCTGAAAGGCTTAAAAAAAACGAGATGGTAGCAGATCAACTAAGTGATAGAGGGGGAAGGTTTTACACCAAGATTAATGGTAAAGAGGTAACCTTGTCTGGCCAATATGAAAGGCTTTCCTAA
- the argB gene encoding acetylglutamate kinase, giving the protein MEYHKILIKYGGNAMVSEELKHDIANKIKELQSHGIQVILVHGGGPFINKSLADAGIKSEFFDGHRHTSVEAMSCIEKTLKGEVNSSLVNLLNKQGLRAVGLSGKDGKLAIAQKRWHIRQQENGEAIKVDLGQVGDVVSVNPLLIESLLENAFTPVITCIASDEEGNDYNINGDVFAGKIAAAIQADAYIVLTDVDGLYKEYPNPDSIIREIDTTTIPKFYGKAISGGMIPKIESCVNAVKSGVKKAVILNGTCPEQISDYLIKQISIGTTIKL; this is encoded by the coding sequence ATGGAATATCACAAAATTCTCATTAAATACGGTGGGAATGCAATGGTCAGTGAAGAACTTAAACATGACATTGCTAATAAAATAAAAGAACTGCAAAGTCATGGTATTCAGGTAATACTTGTCCATGGTGGAGGGCCATTTATCAATAAATCCTTGGCCGATGCTGGAATTAAATCAGAATTTTTTGATGGTCACAGGCACACCAGTGTGGAGGCCATGTCCTGCATTGAAAAGACCTTAAAAGGAGAAGTAAACAGTTCCCTTGTTAATTTGCTGAACAAGCAAGGGCTGAGAGCTGTAGGACTTTCAGGGAAAGATGGAAAATTAGCGATTGCTCAGAAGAGATGGCATATTCGACAACAGGAGAATGGAGAAGCCATAAAGGTAGACTTGGGTCAGGTAGGAGACGTTGTTTCTGTTAATCCATTGTTAATTGAGTCCTTATTGGAAAATGCCTTCACACCTGTCATAACATGCATTGCCTCTGATGAAGAGGGGAATGATTACAACATTAATGGAGATGTTTTTGCGGGTAAAATTGCAGCAGCTATCCAAGCGGATGCTTATATTGTATTGACAGATGTAGATGGACTGTACAAAGAGTATCCAAACCCGGACTCCATTATTAGAGAAATTGATACCACTACCATTCCAAAATTTTATGGTAAGGCCATCTCTGGCGGTATGATTCCAAAGATTGAATCTTGTGTCAATGCCGTTAAATCCGGAGTTAAAAAAGCGGTAATTTTAAATGGAACATGTCCGGAACAAATTTCAGATTATCTTATCAAGCAAATTTCAATAGGAACAACAATTAAACTTTAA
- a CDS encoding aspartate aminotransferase family protein, with translation MHISNEYLYEEDKKNYLPTFKRFPLAFIKGKGSRLWDADGKEYIDMLAGIAVNNLGHCHPKVVKAVQDQAAELMHISNFFVSPPQVAVSKLLVDLTGLKHVFLTNSGAESVEGAIKIARKYAHKRNKGGEIISMKNSFHGRTLATIATGQKKYQQGFAPIPTGFSQVAFNDINALKAALNENTAAVILEPIQGEGGIVPAEKEYLEEVRQLCDEQDILLIFDEIQCGIGRTGKLFAKEHFEIQPDIMTLAKGLGGGMSVGALLCNEKVGDAIDYGDHGTTFGGNPMASAAALATLKAILEEGLVERALEKGNWIMNTVKSWKTKHAMIKEVRGMGLMIGIVLDRPAAPFVKALLDDGIIVNGTAETVIRLVPPLNIPDEDVNTVLEKLEKLIGSIEQNEK, from the coding sequence ATGCATATTTCGAACGAGTATTTGTACGAAGAAGACAAGAAAAATTATTTACCCACTTTCAAACGCTTTCCTCTTGCTTTCATCAAGGGCAAAGGGAGTAGACTTTGGGATGCAGATGGGAAGGAATACATTGATATGCTGGCTGGAATAGCTGTTAATAATTTGGGGCATTGTCATCCAAAAGTGGTAAAGGCTGTCCAAGATCAGGCTGCCGAGTTGATGCATATCTCCAATTTTTTTGTTAGTCCTCCTCAAGTTGCCGTTAGCAAACTGTTAGTTGATTTGACCGGATTAAAACATGTTTTTTTAACTAATAGTGGAGCGGAATCTGTTGAAGGTGCAATTAAAATTGCTAGGAAATATGCTCATAAGCGCAATAAAGGAGGAGAAATAATCTCCATGAAAAACTCCTTTCATGGGCGTACCCTAGCTACCATAGCCACAGGTCAAAAAAAATACCAACAAGGTTTTGCTCCAATACCGACAGGATTTTCTCAGGTTGCATTCAATGATATCAATGCATTGAAAGCCGCCCTAAACGAAAATACGGCAGCTGTAATTCTGGAACCAATCCAAGGAGAAGGTGGAATAGTGCCTGCAGAAAAAGAATATTTAGAGGAGGTTCGCCAATTATGTGACGAACAGGATATTTTATTGATTTTTGATGAAATTCAGTGTGGAATAGGTAGAACAGGTAAGCTTTTTGCGAAAGAGCATTTTGAAATTCAACCTGATATCATGACCCTAGCCAAAGGCTTAGGTGGAGGAATGTCTGTAGGAGCATTGCTTTGTAATGAAAAAGTTGGAGATGCGATAGATTATGGAGATCATGGAACCACCTTCGGAGGGAATCCTATGGCTTCTGCAGCTGCATTGGCCACTTTGAAAGCCATACTCGAAGAAGGGTTGGTGGAAAGAGCTCTTGAAAAGGGAAATTGGATAATGAATACCGTAAAATCATGGAAAACCAAGCACGCTATGATCAAAGAAGTGAGAGGCATGGGACTGATGATTGGTATCGTTTTGGATCGTCCGGCGGCCCCTTTTGTAAAAGCACTATTGGATGATGGAATTATTGTAAATGGAACGGCAGAGACGGTGATACGTCTAGTGCCCCCACTAAATATTCCAGATGAAGATGTGAATACAGTTTTGGAAAAATTGGAAAAGTTAATTGGATCAATTGAACAAAATGAGAAATAG